A window of the Vigna angularis cultivar LongXiaoDou No.4 chromosome 3, ASM1680809v1, whole genome shotgun sequence genome harbors these coding sequences:
- the LOC108326452 gene encoding ras-related protein RABE1c: MAAIPARARADYDYLIKLLLIGDSGVGKSCLLLRFSDGSFTTSFITTIGIDFKIRTIELDGKRIKLQIWDTAGQERFRTITTAYYRGAMGILLVYDVTDESSFNNIRNWIRNIEQHASDNVNKILVGNKADMDESKRAVPTSKGQALADEYGIKFFETSAKTNMNVDEVFFSIARDIKQRLADNDSKTEPSTLKINQPDQRAGSSQAAEKSACCGS; the protein is encoded by the exons ATGGCTGCTATTCCTGCAAGAGCTCGAGCCGATTATGATTATCTCATCAAGCTTCTCCTAATCGGCGATAGCG GTGTGGGTAAGAGTTGCCTTCTATTGCGGTTCTCGGATGGATCTTTCACTACTAGTTTCATCACGACCATTGG tATCGATTTCAAAATAAGGACCATAGAGCTCGATGGCAAGCGAATCAAATTGCAAATATGGGATACAGCTGGTCAAGAGAGGTTTCGAACTATTACAACTG CCTATTACCGTGGAGCCATGGGTATTTTGCTTGTGTATGATGTTACTGACGAGTCATCTTTTAACA ACATCAGGAATTGGATTCGCAACATTGAACAGCATGCTTCTGACAATGTCAACAAGATATTGGTGGGGAACAAAGCTGACATGGATGAAAGCAAAAGG GCTGTTCCAACTTCAAAGGGCCAAGCTCTAGCAGATGAATATGGCATCAAGTTTTTTGAGACG AGTGCAAAAACTAATATGAACGTGGATGAGGTTTTCTTTTCAATAGCCCGGGACATCAAGCAAAGACTTGCAGACAATGACTCAAAGACTGAG CCCTCGACACTGAAGATTAACCAACCTGACCAGCGAGCAGGGTCTTCCCAAGCCGCTGAAAAATCTGCTTGCTGCGGTTCGTAA